A single window of [Clostridium] hylemonae DSM 15053 DNA harbors:
- the fliI gene encoding flagellar protein export ATPase FliI encodes MLKDLPGMIMKAETINHIGKIENITGMSMEASGGSANIGDIVLIYNEEQKKQIPAEVVGFRGEKIQLMAYENMPGIGTDSFVRSTKKRLKIPVGQFLRGRIIDALGNPIDDKGPFESERYYYVESPKINPLSRPPISEELHFGVKAIDGLNTIGKGQRIGIFAGSGVGKSTLLGMIARNVETDINVIALVGERGREVREFVEKDLGPEGMKRSVLVVATSDQPAMLRMKCPIVATTIAEYFKDQGKDVLLMMDSLTRFAMAQREIGLATGEPPVARGYTPSIYAEFPKLLERSGKFENGSITGVYTVLVEGDDTNEPVADTVRGILDGHIVLSRKLANANHFPAIDVSASISRLMTDIVTEEHRELASKLRDILSVYEQNEDLISIGAYKSGTNEKLDHAISKIEQVNRFLMQEIDRKYEKDEMLDVMRKILVDQ; translated from the coding sequence ATGCTGAAAGACCTTCCGGGAATGATCATGAAAGCGGAGACGATCAACCATATTGGAAAGATAGAGAACATAACCGGCATGTCCATGGAGGCATCCGGGGGGAGCGCCAATATCGGGGACATCGTGCTCATCTATAACGAAGAGCAGAAAAAACAGATACCGGCAGAGGTGGTCGGCTTCCGGGGAGAAAAGATACAGCTTATGGCATACGAAAACATGCCGGGCATAGGGACAGACAGCTTCGTGAGAAGCACGAAGAAGCGGCTGAAGATACCGGTCGGCCAATTTCTGAGAGGAAGGATCATAGATGCCCTCGGCAACCCGATAGATGACAAAGGCCCGTTTGAATCCGAGCGGTACTACTATGTGGAAAGTCCCAAGATCAATCCGCTGTCGAGGCCGCCTATATCAGAGGAGCTGCACTTCGGCGTGAAGGCGATCGACGGGCTGAACACGATCGGAAAAGGGCAGAGGATCGGGATCTTCGCGGGAAGCGGCGTTGGAAAGAGTACGCTGCTTGGAATGATCGCCAGAAATGTAGAGACGGATATCAATGTGATCGCGCTTGTCGGAGAGCGTGGAAGGGAAGTCAGAGAATTTGTAGAAAAGGATCTCGGTCCCGAAGGAATGAAACGCTCAGTCCTTGTCGTAGCCACATCGGACCAGCCGGCGATGCTCAGGATGAAATGTCCGATCGTGGCGACAACGATCGCGGAATACTTCAAAGACCAGGGAAAGGACGTCCTGCTCATGATGGATTCACTGACCCGGTTTGCCATGGCCCAGAGAGAGATCGGGCTCGCCACAGGAGAGCCCCCGGTCGCGAGGGGATATACGCCGTCCATCTATGCGGAGTTCCCGAAGCTTCTCGAAAGAAGCGGCAAGTTTGAAAATGGTTCCATCACCGGGGTGTACACCGTTCTGGTGGAGGGTGACGACACGAATGAGCCGGTGGCGGACACGGTGAGAGGTATTCTGGACGGTCATATCGTGTTAAGCCGAAAGCTTGCAAATGCAAATCATTTTCCGGCGATCGACGTAAGCGCAAGCATTTCCCGTCTGATGACGGACATTGTAACTGAGGAGCACCGGGAACTGGCGTCAAAGCTGCGTGACATTCTGAGCGTGTATGAACAGAATGAAGATCTGATCTCCATAGGCGCTTACAAATCAGGAACAAACGAGAAGCTCGATCACGCGATCTCTAAAATAGAACAGGTGAACCGGTTTCTCATGCAGGAGATCGATAGAAAATACGAAAAAGACGAAATGCTGGATGTTATGAGAAAAATACTGGTTGATCAATAA
- the fliJ gene encoding flagellar export protein FliJ: MKKFAFSLDKVLTYKEQIEHNLRAEYAQIVQKVAREEERLQMLEEEHAVCRMRYEEEKNRGSTIRQMKIYEGYLESVLWKIQKTEKIIDRLKVEEEKKRVEVIAAKTEASSIDRLKDKRKKEYNAAERKAEEIFVEEFVANTSSAAARMG; this comes from the coding sequence ATGAAAAAATTTGCTTTTTCACTGGACAAGGTACTGACATATAAGGAACAGATCGAGCATAACCTGCGGGCGGAATATGCCCAGATCGTGCAGAAGGTCGCAAGAGAAGAGGAGCGGCTTCAAATGCTCGAGGAAGAGCACGCAGTCTGCCGCATGAGATATGAGGAAGAGAAGAACAGGGGAAGCACGATACGCCAGATGAAGATATATGAAGGCTATCTTGAGAGCGTGCTCTGGAAGATCCAGAAGACAGAGAAGATCATAGACAGGCTGAAAGTGGAGGAAGAAAAAAAGAGAGTGGAAGTTATCGCCGCAAAGACAGAGGCTTCTTCCATAGACAGGCTGAAAGATAAGAGAAAAAAAGAATACAATGCGGCTGAGAGAAAGGCAGAGGAAATATTTGTGGAGGAATTCGTTGCCAATACGTCTTCTGCCGCCGCAAGAATGGGATAG